One Tolypothrix bouteillei VB521301 DNA window includes the following coding sequences:
- a CDS encoding PstS family phosphate ABC transporter substrate-binding protein gives MSFYRKFKYQSLLTPLVILTLGITSCNRANEKATEVSIDGAAVGFPISLAVAEEYEKASPKANVSVASSGTGGGISKFCAGDIDIVGASRTIRDEEIKTCAKKDITFVEIPIALDGIAVIANRQNNFAQCLTIDELKKMWNAKATNKIKTWNQINSKFPNKPLKLYAPASDTGTFDYFTQAVTGKAKNGRTDYTPSHNQNILVQGVAGDENALGYVGISYYLQNQDKLNLVAVESPKGKCEKPVPVDNVVKNIYTPLSRPLFIYVSKKSLDNKPAVKDFVNFYIENSWKWVESVGYVSLPDEAYPKVKQKVAKGTTGTKFKKAKPGEPITNFI, from the coding sequence ATGAGCTTTTACCGCAAATTTAAGTATCAAAGTCTGTTAACACCTTTGGTCATTTTAACGCTTGGTATAACTTCTTGTAATAGAGCTAACGAGAAGGCAACGGAAGTCAGTATAGATGGTGCAGCTGTCGGTTTTCCCATATCCTTAGCAGTTGCTGAAGAATATGAGAAAGCTTCACCCAAAGCAAATGTAAGCGTTGCTTCAAGCGGTACGGGAGGTGGCATCAGTAAGTTTTGTGCAGGTGATATAGATATCGTTGGTGCTTCACGTACCATTAGAGATGAAGAAATCAAAACTTGTGCCAAAAAGGATATTACCTTTGTAGAAATACCTATTGCTCTTGATGGAATTGCTGTCATTGCCAATCGTCAAAATAACTTTGCTCAATGTTTGACAATTGATGAACTGAAAAAGATGTGGAATGCAAAGGCAACTAATAAAATCAAGACCTGGAATCAAATCAATTCCAAATTTCCTAACAAACCACTAAAGTTATATGCTCCGGCTTCTGACACGGGAACATTTGATTATTTCACACAAGCTGTCACTGGAAAAGCAAAAAACGGACGCACGGACTATACTCCAAGCCACAATCAAAATATTCTTGTCCAAGGGGTTGCGGGGGATGAAAATGCCCTTGGGTATGTTGGGATATCTTACTATTTGCAGAACCAAGATAAGCTCAACTTAGTTGCTGTAGAAAGCCCTAAAGGAAAATGTGAAAAGCCTGTTCCCGTAGATAATGTTGTCAAAAATATTTATACCCCTTTGTCTAGACCGCTATTCATTTATGTGAGTAAGAAGTCATTGGATAACAAACCAGCTGTTAAAGACTTTGTAAACTTCTACATAGAAAATTCTTGGAAATGGGTTGAGTCAGTCGGTTATGTTTCACTACCGGATGAGGCTTATCCCAAGGTAAAACAAAAAGTGGCTAAAGGTACAACTGGAACTAAGTTTAAGAAGGCAAAACCGGGAGAACCAATTACGAATTTTATTTAA
- a CDS encoding sodium-dependent bicarbonate transport family permease: MNASLIVSNILNPPVLFFFLGMIAVFVKSDLEIPAPFPKLLSLYLLFSIGFKGGVELIKSGVTQEVVLTLLAAMLMAIFVPIYTFFVLKIKLDTYDAAAIAATYGSISAVTFITAGSFLNELGIVFDGYMVAALALMESPAIIVGLILVNLFTADSKERDFSWPEVLQEAFLNSSVFLLVGSLVIGVLTGEHGWKVLEPFTQGLFYGILTFFLLDMGLVAARRIKDLQKTGAFLISFAILIPIVNATIGLLIAKLIGMSQGDALLFSVLCASASYIAVPAAMRLTVPEANPSLYVSTALAVTFPFNIIVGIPLYLYGINLLWR, from the coding sequence ATGAATGCAAGTCTAATCGTCTCAAATATTCTGAATCCACCAGTTTTATTCTTCTTTCTGGGGATGATCGCAGTCTTTGTGAAGTCAGATCTTGAAATTCCGGCTCCTTTTCCAAAACTGTTATCCCTTTACCTGCTTTTCTCTATAGGATTTAAGGGAGGGGTGGAACTTATCAAAAGTGGAGTGACCCAGGAAGTCGTGTTAACGCTTTTGGCAGCTATGCTGATGGCTATCTTCGTACCAATTTACACTTTTTTTGTTCTCAAAATCAAACTCGACACCTATGATGCTGCAGCGATCGCAGCAACCTATGGTTCTATCAGTGCTGTAACCTTTATTACAGCCGGATCTTTTCTCAACGAACTAGGGATTGTCTTCGATGGTTATATGGTGGCGGCTTTGGCACTCATGGAATCCCCGGCTATTATCGTCGGTTTGATTCTCGTCAATTTATTTACAGCAGATTCAAAAGAGCGAGATTTCTCCTGGCCTGAAGTTTTACAAGAAGCGTTCTTAAATAGTTCTGTCTTTTTACTAGTAGGAAGCCTTGTGATTGGAGTGCTGACAGGAGAACACGGTTGGAAAGTATTAGAACCTTTTACTCAGGGATTATTTTACGGTATCCTGACATTCTTTTTACTTGATATGGGACTAGTCGCTGCTAGAAGAATCAAAGACTTACAAAAAACAGGCGCTTTCTTGATATCTTTTGCAATACTAATTCCAATTGTTAATGCAACTATTGGACTCCTCATCGCGAAATTAATTGGAATGTCTCAGGGAGATGCTTTGTTATTTTCAGTGCTGTGTGCCAGCGCTTCTTATATCGCCGTTCCTGCAGCTATGAGGTTAACAGTTCCAGAAGCAAATCCCAGCTTATATGTTTCTACTGCCCTAGCTGTAACGTTTCCTTTCAATATCATTGTAGGAATTCCCTTATATCTGTACGGCATTAATCTACTTTGGAGATAA
- a CDS encoding carbonic anhydrase, with the protein MDENHELMDRRSFLNLTRTSGIALVTAVTGSFFWSIQPKRATAASVEPLDPDASLKRLMDGNQRFVEQKGTHPDQSKSRVTEVSRSQHPFATLLCCADSRVPPEILFDEGIGDLFDIRVAGNIVTDEVLGSIEYAVDILKTPLIMVLGHERCGAVTAAVQGESLPGHISSFVKAIKPVISETKDDSLDAAVDKAVIANVQYQIQKLKQNSKIVSQRLLEGKLKIVGGRYDLDTGEVGLI; encoded by the coding sequence ATGGATGAAAATCATGAATTGATGGATCGTCGAAGTTTCTTGAACCTAACAAGAACGAGTGGAATTGCCTTAGTAACTGCCGTTACGGGAAGTTTCTTTTGGAGCATACAGCCCAAACGTGCAACTGCTGCTTCAGTTGAACCTCTAGATCCTGATGCTTCTTTAAAACGTTTAATGGATGGCAATCAACGTTTTGTTGAGCAAAAAGGCACGCATCCAGACCAATCAAAATCACGAGTCACAGAAGTTTCGCGATCGCAACATCCTTTTGCCACTTTGTTATGCTGTGCAGATTCGCGAGTCCCTCCTGAAATTTTATTTGATGAAGGAATAGGCGATCTATTTGATATTCGTGTGGCTGGCAACATTGTGACAGATGAAGTGTTAGGAAGCATAGAATATGCTGTAGATATTCTCAAGACTCCCTTGATTATGGTTTTAGGTCACGAACGCTGTGGTGCTGTTACAGCAGCAGTTCAGGGAGAAAGTCTTCCCGGTCATATTAGCTCTTTTGTTAAAGCCATCAAACCTGTAATTTCTGAAACAAAAGACGATTCATTAGACGCTGCTGTTGATAAAGCTGTCATTGCAAACGTTCAGTATCAAATTCAGAAATTGAAACAAAATTCAAAGATTGTATCTCAGCGATTGTTGGAGGGTAAGCTGAAAATTGTTGGAGGTCGTTATGACCTCGATACTGGAGAAGTTGGCTTGATATAA
- a CDS encoding DUF5678 domain-containing protein: protein MSHTFSQDESRQMLKWLNQNRQMLLDLYRNQYIAYNAKGLIAHSENLREVLDLAEASNQPFVIYLVPRRTASIQILPIRFRTVTTLEMA, encoded by the coding sequence ATGAGCCACACATTTTCTCAAGATGAAAGCCGCCAGATGCTGAAGTGGCTAAACCAAAATCGACAGATGTTGTTGGACCTCTATCGAAATCAATATATTGCTTACAATGCTAAGGGTTTAATCGCTCATAGTGAAAACCTCCGAGAAGTTTTAGATTTAGCAGAGGCTTCCAACCAACCTTTTGTAATTTATTTAGTTCCACGCCGCACTGCTTCTATTCAAATTCTACCAATCCGCTTTCGCACTGTAACTACTCTTGAAATGGCGTGA
- a CDS encoding P-II family nitrogen regulator — translation MHPVKRIEIIVNSVELGKMLDGLKQANISGYLLIRNVAGQGFMGGSQDLEMTLLDNVYIIAFCVPDKIKSTVEIIRPILNKFGGTCYISDATEIRSMRCVASL, via the coding sequence ATGCATCCAGTTAAACGAATAGAAATCATTGTGAATTCAGTTGAACTTGGAAAAATGTTAGATGGTTTAAAACAGGCAAATATTTCGGGATATTTATTGATCCGAAATGTTGCCGGACAAGGTTTTATGGGCGGTTCTCAAGATTTAGAAATGACTCTGCTGGACAATGTTTACATAATTGCCTTTTGTGTTCCAGACAAAATTAAATCAACTGTGGAAATTATCCGACCAATTTTAAACAAATTTGGTGGAACTTGCTATATTTCAGATGCTACAGAAATTCGTTCGATGAGATGTGTCGCATCATTGTAA
- a CDS encoding sulfate ABC transporter substrate-binding protein, with product MTKWQNRLMVGIRGIGQIHARMKEAFWSIEHWSNRVARNWSKGHSLRDFACLFLVGASLSVAIAACSGSTSATKPEVKLNLVSFSVTQAAHDRIIPKFVEKWKKEHGQNVIFEQSYGASGTQAEAVIKGSQEADIVHLALPLDVNKIQQAGLIEKNWESRAPKSSIVTRSVAALVTREGNPKGVNTWADLTKDGVKVIVANPKTSGIAIWEFLAFWGVITQTGGDETQAQTFTTNVYKNAPVLAPSARDASDLFFQQGKGDVLINYENEVSLAEQNGQKLPYVVPNVNISIDNPVTIVDKNVEKHGTREVAEAFVDFLYSTEAQREFAKLGYRPVNPAVVEEVAKKYPPIQTFFTAQDLGGWDLLQKRFFNDGAIFDKIWTASKA from the coding sequence ATGACCAAGTGGCAAAATAGGTTGATGGTAGGGATACGCGGGATTGGGCAAATCCATGCTCGCATGAAAGAGGCTTTTTGGTCGATCGAACACTGGAGCAATAGAGTTGCACGAAATTGGTCAAAGGGACATTCTCTTCGAGACTTTGCGTGTCTGTTTCTGGTAGGCGCTAGCTTGAGTGTTGCGATCGCAGCCTGTTCTGGAAGCACCTCGGCTACGAAACCCGAGGTCAAATTAAACCTCGTTTCTTTCTCAGTAACTCAAGCCGCTCACGACCGAATCATTCCTAAATTTGTAGAAAAGTGGAAAAAAGAACACGGTCAAAATGTGATTTTTGAGCAGAGTTACGGTGCATCTGGAACTCAAGCTGAAGCTGTGATTAAAGGTTCACAAGAGGCTGATATCGTACACCTAGCACTTCCCCTTGATGTCAATAAAATTCAGCAAGCTGGTTTAATCGAAAAGAATTGGGAATCGAGAGCGCCTAAAAGCAGCATTGTGACCAGATCTGTAGCGGCGCTTGTAACTCGTGAAGGCAATCCCAAAGGCGTTAATACTTGGGCAGACTTGACAAAAGATGGTGTTAAGGTAATCGTCGCTAACCCCAAAACTTCTGGTATTGCTATTTGGGAATTTTTAGCTTTTTGGGGTGTTATCACTCAAACAGGCGGTGACGAAACGCAAGCACAAACCTTTACGACTAATGTTTATAAAAATGCCCCCGTGCTAGCCCCAAGTGCGCGTGATGCGAGCGATCTCTTTTTCCAACAAGGAAAGGGAGATGTGTTGATCAATTACGAAAACGAAGTGTCTTTGGCTGAGCAGAACGGTCAAAAATTGCCTTACGTGGTGCCTAATGTGAATATTTCTATCGACAACCCTGTCACCATAGTGGACAAAAACGTTGAGAAGCACGGTACTAGAGAAGTTGCAGAGGCATTTGTAGATTTTCTTTACTCAACAGAAGCCCAACGTGAATTTGCCAAGTTAGGATACCGTCCTGTTAACCCAGCTGTCGTTGAAGAAGTGGCGAAGAAATACCCCCCCATTCAAACCTTTTTTACAGCTCAAGATTTAGGAGGTTGGGATCTTCTCCAAAAAAGATTTTTTAATGACGGGGCAATTTTCGACAAAATTTGGACTGCTAGCAAGGCGTAA